CACCGCAATCTTTCCTGCTTCGTAATGTTGAGCGCCTTGCAGATCTCTTTCGGTGTCACGGCCTTCGTTGCAATCGCGTCTAGAGCGCCAGCGATATCGCCTGTGATCGAGTTCAGTGCCTGTTCGTCGATCTGACTTCCGATTGGAAAACGAACGGTATCGACTTCCCATTTGGCGCCCTGAAGCCCGCTCAGGTATTTCCGCAGCGCCGCACGTGCTTCCCTACGCCGCAGCCAGAGAATAGGAGAGAGGTGCAGAAACGCCTTCCAGTCAAGCGTGGCAACATGATGGCTCTCATCTCGCGTGATGCAGGAGAGAAGGTTTTCGTAGCTGACAAGTCGCTTCATCATTCGCTTACCGCAAAGGTCCGTGCACTTTGCCAGCCCCGCCAGCACGAGTTAGAGCCATTCTCATGCCTGCAACGACCATTGATGACCCGCAATCGCCATGCCAGAAGATATGTCGATTGTCGGCAAATGGAAATGTCTGCACGGGCTGTGGCCGAACGCTCGATGAGATTGCAGAGTGGTCCGAAATGTCGCCTGACCAAAGGCGAGCCGTAATCCAGGCTGCTGAGAGGCGAAGAGTCGAGGGCTTCACTCTATGAGCTTGGTTCATTTGATCCTCGGCGGTGCTCGATCGGGCAAGAGCCGCCACGCTCTTTCGATATGCGGCCGCATGCGGGGGCCGCACAAGTTCATCGCCACCGCGCAGGCGTATGACGATGAAATGACCGAGCGAATCCGTCAGCACCGTGAAGAACGTGCCGATTTCTGGCACACAATCGAGGCACCGATCGAACTCGCTCGAGCGATTACATCGGTCAACGCAGGCACGGTGCTCGTCGATTGCTGCACCTTGTGGCTCTCGAACGTGATGCTTGCCGAACTCGACATCGGAAGGGAAGCCGACGCGCTGGTGGAGAGTATTGCGCGGGCTAATGCAAATGTCGTGCTGGTCAGTAACGAGGTCGGCTCGGGCATTGTCCCGGAAAATCGACTAGGCCGCGATTTCCGCGACGAACAGGGACGGCTGAACCAGCGGCTGGCCGAGATTTCCGACACGGTCGAACTCGTGGTCGCTGGGCTCCCCCTTCGTCTCAAGGGTTGAGCGCTCGTGCAAGCCGTGAAAACGCGATTTTGTCGGCGGGCAAGCCGATGCGGAGGTGATGCGCTTCCCCGACGAACCGGCGCACGGCGATGCCTTGCTCAGCAAGTCGCCGCCAGAGCGCATTTGCGTCAGATCCACGGACGAACCGGAAAAGATCGGTTCCGCCACGGTCTTCCAACGCCGAGGTCGCGAAAAGGGCGTGCATCTCCTGCATTCGCACGGCAAGGTGTCCGCGCGTAGCGGCCTGCCAGTCATGATCAGCATAGGCTGCCGCACCGATATCCAGCGCGGGGCCCGACACATCCCATCCGCCGAGGCGATCTTCGATGCTGCTCAAGATCTCTTGCGTAGCAAGCACGGCACCCAACCGCACACCCGCAAGCCCGAAAAACTTGCCGAAGGATCGCAAGAGGATGAGCCCCTTGCGTCCCGCAAACGGAGCCGCACTTAGCGAAGGATTGAGGTCGGCATACGCCTCGTCGACGATCAGCCAGCCACCACGATGGGCGAGTGTAGCGCGCGCTGTCTCGATGGCTTCGATAGACCAACGATGCCCATCAGGGTTGTTGGGGTTCACGATTACTACGACATCAGCCTCCCCGGCCAATGCCAAGGGATCGGAATGCGTGACCACCTTCGCCCCCGCCAGTCGCCAGCTTTCCGCATGATCGGCATAGCTTCGAGCGCGCACGGCGACTCTTTGAGCACGCAGGATCGACGGCAGCTGGCGGATGACGACTTCCGTCCCGGCGACCGCGCGGCAAAAAGACGGATCGCATCGGAACGACTCCGCCATGGTGGTTTCGCAGAATGCGCGGGCCACCTCGGCCGGTAAGCGCTCCCATGCATCGGGTGCGATCGGGGGCAACGGATAAGGATACGGATTGATGCCGGTCGACAGGTCGATCCATGGCAGTGGCGCCCCGGGAAACGCGCGTGCCATCGCGTCGATCCGTCCGCCATGGCCTGACACGAGGTCGAGATCGGTCATGACACGTTGATCCAGCCCAGGAGCGCCAGGATGATCGCCATGGCGATGACTACCCACCGATAAAGATCCAAGGCGCGGCGGATATCGGCTCCTGATGGCTCTCTTGCTCCCGAATTGAGCCAAGGGTCGTTGCTCGTCGTTTCGCCATAAGTCCGCGGCCCCGACAGTCTGATGCCGAGCGCGCCCGCCATCGCGGACTCCGGCCACCCTGCATTGGGAGAACGGTGCCTGCCGGCGTCCCGAAACATGATTAGTATAGCCTGGCCCGAACCGGCACATAGCGCGAAAAGAATACCCGTCAGGCGTGCGGGGATCAGGTTGGCGAGATCGTCGAGCCGGGCGGCAATCTTACCGAAAGCTTCGTAGCGCGCATTGCGATGGCCGATCATCGAATCGAGCGTGTTGATTGCCTTGTAGGCAAACAGACCCGGCAGGCCGAAAAGCGCACCCCAGAACAAGGGTGCAGTGACGCCATCCGAAGTGTTCTCTGCCAAGCTCTCGATGGCGGCACGGGCGATGGCGGGCTCATCCAGCTCAGCGGTCGCACGTCCAACGATGCGGCTGAGCGAATGCCGCGCAGCCTCGATCCCTGTAGTGTCGAACGCCTCGACGACCGCCGCAACGTGTTCGCGCAGTGAGCGCGCAGCGATCAGGCTGGAGGCGAGGAGGGCAATCAGGGCAAGGCCTAGCCATCCGGCTGGCAGAAGCAGCTGGATGGCCAGACCGATCAAGCCCGCAAGCGCCACTAGAAACAGAGTAACAAGACCGCCCGTCGCGATCCGCGCCGATCTGCTCCGTGATTGGCGATTGCCCAGACGCTCTGTCCGCTCGACCAGCCAGCCGAACCAGCGGACAGGATGCCCAATCCGCTTGTCCACCGCTTCGGGCCAGCCGACCACGGCTTCGATCGCGAGCCCTGCCATCATGATCCATGCCGCGGTCACCGCGCAAGCGCCAGCAAAGCGTCAACGTCGAGGGCCTCCTCGAGCCCTTCGGCTAGTTCGTCCAGCGCTGTGTCAACACCATCTTCGTAGTTGAGCGTGCTGCTCCGGCCGCTACGCAATTTCTCAAGCCAGCGCGAACGGAATGCGTCGCTTGCAAACACACCGTGAAGATAGGT
This sequence is a window from Alteriqipengyuania flavescens. Protein-coding genes within it:
- the cobD gene encoding threonine-phosphate decarboxylase CobD; the protein is MTDLDLVSGHGGRIDAMARAFPGAPLPWIDLSTGINPYPYPLPPIAPDAWERLPAEVARAFCETTMAESFRCDPSFCRAVAGTEVVIRQLPSILRAQRVAVRARSYADHAESWRLAGAKVVTHSDPLALAGEADVVVIVNPNNPDGHRWSIEAIETARATLAHRGGWLIVDEAYADLNPSLSAAPFAGRKGLILLRSFGKFFGLAGVRLGAVLATQEILSSIEDRLGGWDVSGPALDIGAAAYADHDWQAATRGHLAVRMQEMHALFATSALEDRGGTDLFRFVRGSDANALWRRLAEQGIAVRRFVGEAHHLRIGLPADKIAFSRLARALNP
- the cobU gene encoding bifunctional adenosylcobinamide kinase/adenosylcobinamide-phosphate guanylyltransferase, whose protein sequence is MSLVHLILGGARSGKSRHALSICGRMRGPHKFIATAQAYDDEMTERIRQHREERADFWHTIEAPIELARAITSVNAGTVLVDCCTLWLSNVMLAELDIGREADALVESIARANANVVLVSNEVGSGIVPENRLGRDFRDEQGRLNQRLAEISDTVELVVAGLPLRLKG
- the cbiB gene encoding adenosylcobinamide-phosphate synthase CbiB translates to MMAGLAIEAVVGWPEAVDKRIGHPVRWFGWLVERTERLGNRQSRSRSARIATGGLVTLFLVALAGLIGLAIQLLLPAGWLGLALIALLASSLIAARSLREHVAAVVEAFDTTGIEAARHSLSRIVGRATAELDEPAIARAAIESLAENTSDGVTAPLFWGALFGLPGLFAYKAINTLDSMIGHRNARYEAFGKIAARLDDLANLIPARLTGILFALCAGSGQAILIMFRDAGRHRSPNAGWPESAMAGALGIRLSGPRTYGETTSNDPWLNSGAREPSGADIRRALDLYRWVVIAMAIILALLGWINVS
- a CDS encoding DUF1289 domain-containing protein, producing MPATTIDDPQSPCQKICRLSANGNVCTGCGRTLDEIAEWSEMSPDQRRAVIQAAERRRVEGFTL